Proteins encoded together in one Anaerotignum propionicum DSM 1682 window:
- a CDS encoding conjugal transfer protein TrbL family protein, whose product MFIWDFLLSDVMDQIIDCFYGHLVGFLGDFFALMGNMGVELFEMNWVQSIVLFFSYLAWTLYVTGLVVSCFETGIEYQNGRGNLKDAGINAIKGFMAVSLFTVAPIELYKLSVNLQGSFTTGITGHANGISELANGIITGLSSAGNIDAVVSSNVFGGMSDVTSPIMGLFTIILMGYAVIKVFFANLKRGGILLIQIAVGSLYMFSVPRGYLDGFIGWCKQIIGLCLTAFLQATILTAGLMVLKDNALLGLGLMLSAGEIPRIAGAFGLDTSTKANVMSAVYTAQAAVNTTRTIVQGVAK is encoded by the coding sequence TTGTTTATATGGGATTTTTTGCTTAGTGATGTGATGGATCAAATCATTGATTGTTTTTATGGACATCTTGTAGGCTTTTTGGGCGACTTTTTTGCTCTGATGGGCAATATGGGGGTGGAATTATTTGAGATGAATTGGGTTCAAAGCATTGTGCTGTTTTTTTCTTATCTTGCATGGACTCTTTATGTTACAGGGCTTGTGGTGTCCTGCTTTGAAACCGGAATTGAATATCAGAACGGACGAGGAAATCTTAAGGATGCAGGGATAAATGCCATCAAAGGGTTTATGGCAGTCAGCCTATTTACTGTTGCTCCAATAGAACTGTATAAGTTATCGGTGAATTTACAAGGAAGCTTTACTACAGGAATTACAGGTCATGCAAATGGAATCAGTGAATTAGCGAACGGCATTATAACTGGATTAAGCAGTGCGGGGAATATTGATGCTGTTGTCAGTTCTAATGTTTTTGGCGGCATGTCAGACGTTACTTCACCTATTATGGGCTTGTTCACGATTATTCTGATGGGATATGCGGTGATAAAAGTATTCTTTGCAAATCTCAAGCGTGGTGGTATTTTGCTCATTCAGATAGCTGTTGGAAGCTTATATATGTTCTCTGTTCCCCGTGGATATTTGGATGGATTTATAGGGTGGTGCAAACAAATTATAGGACTTTGTTTAACTGCTTTTTTGCAAGCAACCATACTTACGGCAGGATTAATGGTATTAAAAGACAATGCATTACTGGGTTTGGGACTTATGCTGTCCGCCGGTGAAATTCCAAGAATTGCAGGGGCATTTGGTTTGGATACTTCAACAAAAGCAAATGTCATGAGTGCGGTATATACGGCTCAAGCCGCAGTAAATACAACTAGAACCATTGTTCAAGGGGTGGCGAAGTAG
- a CDS encoding DUF6809 family protein encodes MQKEKLLSELYNGNLCPIAKEVVQGSEYQKCMAELAEIEEKFSDLLDAEEKEKLQDFVTAQGKLCCINAEERFTQGFRMGAKLILEIMNKDDGELEFLEN; translated from the coding sequence ATGCAGAAAGAGAAATTACTTAGTGAGCTGTACAACGGAAATTTGTGCCCCATAGCAAAGGAAGTGGTACAGGGAAGTGAATATCAAAAGTGCATGGCTGAGTTGGCTGAGATTGAAGAAAAATTTAGTGACCTGCTGGATGCAGAGGAGAAAGAAAAATTGCAAGACTTTGTTACAGCACAAGGAAAACTCTGTTGTATCAATGCTGAGGAACGATTTACGCAAGGCTTTCGCATGGGAGCAAAACTGATATTGGAAATAATGAATAAAGATGACGGAGAGCTGGAATTTTTGGAAAATTAG
- a CDS encoding 4-oxalocrotonate tautomerase codes for MKETKSLCAKIPIELHNRVRTSQEESRLTLNQYVEKLLIEYYQMKEGKSMAQTRTLALQISEELFLRIKNHLDKNQHLTQKAFITELIIKALDEAEL; via the coding sequence ATGAAAGAAACAAAAAGTTTATGTGCCAAAATTCCCATTGAATTGCACAATAGGGTAAGAACAAGCCAAGAAGAAAGCAGACTTACGCTAAACCAATATGTAGAAAAGTTGCTCATTGAATATTATCAAATGAAGGAGGGAAAAAGCATGGCCCAAACAAGGACACTTGCTTTGCAAATATCAGAGGAACTTTTCTTAAGGATTAAAAATCACCTTGATAAAAACCAGCATTTAACCCAAAAGGCATTTATCACAGAGCTCATTATAAAGGCTTTAGATGAAGCTGAGTTGTAA